One window of the Asticcacaulis sp. SL142 genome contains the following:
- a CDS encoding DUF6445 family protein — MSPFDQHAADDLRRGVPDHYTSAQTPAYEMIAAVDAAFDRLIVYRNNCLHSALLGGSPLTDDPRTGRLTVNTFISPA; from the coding sequence ATGAGCCCGTTCGACCAGCACGCCGCAGACGACCTGAGACGTGGCGTGCCCGATCATTATACCAGCGCCCAAACCCCGGCCTATGAGATGATTGCCGCCGTCGACGCCGCCTTTGATCGCCTGATTGTCTATCGCAATAATTGCCTGCACTCGGCCCTGCTCGGCGGCAGCCCATTGACCGATGATCCGCGCACCGGGCGCCTTACGGTCAATACTTTTATTTCACCCGCCTGA
- the hisS gene encoding histidine--tRNA ligase, which yields MFYRHTMTDNAPNTKDFRPEARAPRGFADKRASQIAAERRLITAVSKVYEDFGFEALQTSAFEYADALGKFLPDADRPNVGVFAVEDDDEQWMALRYDHTAPLARFAAQNWDSLPKPFRRYAFGPVWRNEKPGPGRLREFVQCDADTVGTDRPEADAEIIALAVAGFKAAGLPAGSTVLKINNRKLLNGLLTSLGVVDAGQQMGVLRAIDKLDRLGMTGVELLLGGGRKDESGDFTKGANLSDAAIAAVLAFVAAGNAERSVVLDRLAAVLANSPEGMAGLDDLSRIGATLNGLGVSEADAIFDPSIVRGLEYYTGAVFEAELLLETRDEKGELVKFGSVGGGGRYDDLVARFTGEKVPATGFSFGVSRLAAALALTEGGKAAPVRGPVVIIAFSDSDMGEYFKLASEIRAAGIPAEVYLGRSGMKAQMKYADRRLSPAVAMIGGDELANGTVTIKDLDLGREMAAEISDNKAWREGRPGQVTLPRQDAINHLKTIIKSS from the coding sequence ATGTTCTATCGCCACACCATGACCGATAACGCCCCCAACACCAAAGATTTCCGTCCTGAAGCCCGCGCCCCGCGTGGGTTTGCTGATAAGCGCGCATCCCAGATTGCGGCCGAGCGTCGTCTGATCACGGCGGTGTCTAAGGTCTATGAGGATTTTGGCTTTGAGGCCCTGCAAACCTCGGCCTTTGAATATGCCGATGCCTTGGGTAAATTCCTGCCCGACGCCGACCGTCCCAATGTCGGCGTGTTCGCGGTTGAGGATGATGATGAGCAGTGGATGGCGCTGCGCTATGACCACACAGCCCCGCTGGCACGCTTTGCCGCTCAAAATTGGGACAGCCTGCCCAAGCCCTTCCGCCGCTATGCCTTCGGGCCGGTGTGGCGCAATGAAAAGCCGGGGCCGGGCCGTCTGCGTGAGTTTGTGCAGTGCGATGCCGATACCGTAGGTACTGATCGCCCCGAAGCCGATGCTGAAATCATCGCTCTGGCCGTGGCCGGTTTCAAGGCCGCCGGTCTGCCCGCCGGATCGACGGTGCTTAAGATCAATAATCGTAAGCTGCTGAACGGCCTGCTGACCAGTCTGGGCGTGGTTGATGCGGGGCAACAGATGGGTGTGTTGCGCGCTATTGATAAGCTCGACCGGCTAGGGATGACCGGCGTTGAACTGCTGCTGGGCGGTGGGCGCAAGGATGAGTCAGGCGACTTCACTAAGGGCGCTAACCTAAGCGATGCTGCCATCGCCGCGGTGCTGGCTTTCGTGGCGGCGGGTAACGCGGAGCGTTCCGTGGTGCTGGATCGACTGGCGGCCGTTCTGGCCAATTCACCCGAAGGTATGGCCGGGCTGGATGATCTCAGCCGCATTGGGGCGACCCTGAACGGTTTAGGTGTCAGCGAAGCGGATGCCATCTTCGATCCGTCGATTGTGCGCGGTCTGGAATATTACACCGGTGCGGTATTCGAAGCCGAACTGTTGCTGGAAACCCGCGATGAAAAGGGTGAACTGGTTAAATTCGGCTCGGTCGGTGGCGGTGGTCGCTACGACGATCTGGTGGCCCGCTTTACCGGCGAGAAGGTTCCTGCGACCGGATTCTCGTTCGGTGTGTCGCGTCTGGCGGCGGCTCTGGCTCTGACCGAAGGCGGGAAAGCCGCCCCTGTGCGCGGGCCGGTGGTGATCATTGCCTTTTCTGATTCGGACATGGGCGAATATTTCAAACTGGCGTCAGAAATCCGCGCGGCAGGCATTCCGGCGGAAGTTTATCTGGGCCGGTCGGGCATGAAGGCGCAGATGAAATATGCTGACCGGCGCTTATCCCCGGCGGTTGCCATGATTGGCGGCGACGAGTTGGCTAATGGTACGGTTACCATCAAAGATCTTGATCTTGGGCGCGAAATGGCTGCGGAAATTTCAGATAACAAAGCCTGGCGCGAGGGGCGTCCGGGGCAGGTCACCCTGCCGCGTCAGGACGCCATTAACCATTTGAAAACCATTATTAAATCTTCGTAA